In a genomic window of Prosthecobacter algae:
- a CDS encoding nucleotidyl transferase AbiEii/AbiGii toxin family protein, which translates to MRQHSRAIITDTLLVKLQRTLGNREAWSLIPGNLTDERDPFTLHLHYPQCGFTSEDDYHQPRVKIELSARARQEPMEQRSIQPYAAQILPAEYQASLTAQVNCVTPRLTFWEKTALLHEQHVRPAQVGEPEKGPAMHQARHLYDLHRLWTHHGLAQDATLTDLLPTVVHHRKTFFAYKWVDYDALTLDKLVLMPPESRLTAWREDYQKMRPMFFSEPPSFEEILQTLAQIQDRFRS; encoded by the coding sequence TTGCGCCAACACAGCCGGGCGATCATCACCGATACCCTTCTGGTTAAGCTGCAACGCACCCTGGGAAATAGGGAAGCCTGGAGCCTCATTCCCGGCAATCTCACGGATGAGCGGGATCCCTTTACCCTTCATCTTCACTATCCTCAGTGTGGCTTCACCTCCGAAGATGACTACCACCAGCCGCGTGTGAAAATCGAACTGAGCGCCCGCGCCCGCCAGGAACCGATGGAACAACGCAGCATCCAGCCCTATGCCGCGCAGATCCTTCCCGCCGAATATCAAGCGAGCCTCACCGCCCAGGTCAACTGCGTGACACCCCGCCTCACCTTTTGGGAAAAGACGGCGCTCCTACACGAACAACATGTGAGGCCCGCCCAAGTGGGAGAGCCTGAAAAAGGCCCAGCCATGCATCAGGCACGCCATCTGTATGACCTTCATCGCCTGTGGACGCATCACGGCCTCGCCCAGGATGCCACCCTGACGGATCTGCTGCCCACAGTCGTGCATCATCGCAAAACTTTCTTTGCCTACAAGTGGGTGGATTACGATGCGCTGACGCTGGATAAACTGGTGCTCATGCCCCCGGAATCCCGGCTCACTGCGTGGAGGGAAGACTACCAGAAAATGCGGCCCATGTTCTTCAGTGAGCCACCCAGCTTCGAAGAGATTTTGCAAACCCTGGCGCAAATCCAGGATCGCTTTCGTTCCTAG